A stretch of DNA from Shewanella sediminis HAW-EB3:
GATCGGCTTTCCACTGCTCATCATCTTCAGGCAGCGGCAATCTCACCGCCAGGAAGCCCCAGGCAGTTCGCACTTCATGGTCGCCATCGACCATATGACATGTCTGACAGGTTGGTGCAGGAGTGCCTTCGGGCAATACGCCATTTTGCTTCAGCAGATAACGCACACCATGCTTGGACGATGACCACATCTCCCATTGCGGATGATCGAAGCCCATATGACAGGTCTGACAGGCCTGGGGTTGTTGTGCCTCTTTTACCGAGAAGGTGTGGCGGGTATGGCAGGCATCGCAGGAGGCATGGCCGAACTTGCTGCCCTGCTCCTTGAGTTTGGCGATCTCGGCATCGGTTTTTATCCCCAACTTATGACAGCCGGTACAGCCCTTCATCCCCTGATTCAGTGCCATAGGTTGTGCATGAGTGGTGGGCATAGCGTTGACTGCTGCCCATGCCAGGGCGTGCTTACCCTTAGAGAATTGATCCAGGCGATCGCCATGGCAGCCGCCACAGGTTTCGGCAGTAATGGTGACCAGCTTGTCTACATCCTTAGCCGATGAATGGTCCCCCTCATGACAGGTATCACAGCTCACATCATTCTCGCTATGGCGGCTAAGTTGCCAGTCCTTAACGGCGTTGGGCGTGACCTCCTGGTGGCATGACACGCATTTATCGGCTGCATAAACCGACGTGCACAGTAGTAACATCAGTGAAACTAACAATCCCCTCATCATATCCATCCTTTTTATATGGTTATTATCGAAAGAAGTATAGTTAGCCATGCCCGAGTCGCCAGTTTGATCATGAAATTATTGAGAATTTCTATTTATTCGATGAAGTAGGGCTGAAGTAGAGAAACTCGGGCCATTAAGTATATAAAAATAGGGAACGGCGCAACAAAAAGGGAAGCGATATGCTTCCCTTTCGGATTGCATCAAGGCCTAATGGCTAGACCTTAAACTGTCCAACCAACTCGCCGAGGCTGTCCCCCTCCTGAGCCAGCTTTTGGCTCACTCCTGAAGTGTTTTGGCTCGAACTCATCAACTCATTGACAATATCCTGAATCGCAAAGACGTTACGGTTAATCTCTTCGGTCACTGAGCTTTGCTCGGTTGCCGCCGTGGCGATTTGTGTACTCATATCATTAATCGATGTTACCGCAGACGTTACCGCACCTAGGCTCTCAGAGATTGCTCTGGAGGACTCAACCGAGCGCAAACAACCTTTCTGGCTCGAATCCATGGTGCTCACAGCCAGTGATACCAGGTTATGAAGCTCAGTGAGCATCTCATTAATCTCTAAGGTACTGGCCTGAGTCCTGCTGGCTAAACTACGTACCTCATCGGCAACGACGGCGAAGCCTCGGCCCTGCTCACCCGCCCTGGCCGCTTCAATGGCTGCATTTAATGCCAACAGGTTGGTTTGCTCGGCAATGCCGCCAATTACGGTCAATACGCTGTTAATTTTTTTAGATTGCTCACTCAGTGAATTAATATGCTCCGCAGCGGTGTCTATTTCGGCCATTAATGATGACACTTCGGTTAATGAAGTATCGACGCACTCCTGAGCCGTATTGACATCACCCGTTGCGGCGAGCGTCGCCTCGGCAACCTGTGACGTATTTTGTGCCACCTCACTCGCAGTTGCCGACATCTCAGTGATAGCGGTGACCACCTGATCAGTCTCATTATTATGATTCACCAGTTGCTCGCCCATCGTCAGCGTCTGGTTGTTAATATCAGCTGCACCACTCTTGACCTCCAAAGTGACATTACTGACATCCTTAATGATTCCCTGCAATTTTTCGACAAACAGGTTAAAGGCAAGTCCGAGCTGCGCTATCTCATCACTGCCCTCAACATCCAGTCGCTTAGTCAGGTCTCCCTCACCTTTGGCAATATCTTCTAAATTGGTCACCATGTTTCTTATTGGACGGACCATTCGCTGGGCAATATATAACACCGCTATCGTGGTTAATAAAACAAGAATAAGTACAATAACCAAGACAGTTATCGCCTTATCTTGCATATGCTGAGTGGTGATGTCCCGATAGTCGCGAACCTCACTTTCGATATCATCAACGTAAGCCCCGGTTCCTATTATCCAATCGCTGCCAGGAATCATCTCACTGTAGCTAATTTTCTCAACCAGGCCACTAGTGCCCGGTTTATCATGATGATAATTGAAGGTACCATCCCCTGTTTTTGCGGCATTAAGCAAACCTACAATGACTCTCTTCCCATTGGGATCTGTCATTCCAATGTAATTATTCCCCTCTCTTTCGGAGCTGGCACCATGGAAAATATTGACCCCTTGCTCATCATAGATGAAGAAATAGCCTGACTGGCCAAATCGCACCTGTCTTAGCGCCGCTTTTACATCTCCTTGCTCACCCAATGACTGTTGGTAGACAACGATCTGAACAGCAATTTCAATCTCCTCTTTTAACACCGCCTTTCGGTCTTCAATTAACTTCTCTTTGAAAGATGACACATTTTTTTCGAGGTTATTCGACTCAATGTTATAGGTAATAGCCATTAAGCTAAAAAAGATCACCGCCACTGGTAAAAGGGCAAATAACAGCAGTTTATTCTTCAAACTCATATTCATCATTATTTTTATTTCTCCATAAAGAGCTTTTACAGTGTGTATACAATAAACAATCCCTAGCATTTACCTAACTATTTTTTTGAGTAAAAACAACATATTCATCAATAGTTATAACTCGATCACATAAAGAGATAAAACAGATGCATGTACGTTCGTACCAACTAACTACCAATATAAGAGTTGGGGCAAGTCATTGAAAATAAGAACATATATGTGTACGTCCGTACCAACTAAGAGTGGGTGCAAATCGTAGAAAATAAAGGGGGATAGAGCCAACTTAAGGAGTGGAAAGAGAGTCCAATGAAATTGTTATGCCGTCTGTTTTACTCAAAAAGGCTGCACAGCCATATCTTTCGAATCTAAGCGTACCGCGTCTCAATTAACACCTCACTCTTGCCGCAAGTGGGCTGATGCTCTATCTGGTTGCGGCCATCAAAAGGCGGCCCGAATTCAACATCCAGAGTCACCATGATGTGTTCAATCTGTCGTGGCGTGTGGTAGGCTATTAGTTATCCTTAAAGGCTGCTTCCAACTCATCGAACGTCATCGGTATGTCTTCTTGCTTCGCGCTTTTCCCCGCAGCTTGGCCCGAGGCCAACCGTGCCGCGCTGTCTGCACTATGGCTACAACTCTTGCAGTAAAACTTTTGCCTACAGTCGGTTGGTTCGTACCAACGTCGGCAGTATTCACATTGCTTCATTAGTCAATTTCGCTCAGGCTATACGCCGTTTACCATGTCGTTGTTTACTCGCTGGCACGGGCCGTCTACCGTCTCGTTCCCGACGGAACTATGAGCAGGCTGTCACTCTTGCTTAGCGCAAGGTTGTCCATCACTTTGTACACCTCAAAGTACAAGTTATATTTCTTAAATAGTCCGAACATGATTACAGTCCTAAGCAAAGTGGGTCACAAATTTGCGCAAGCATGTCATTTTTCGACGCCACGAACTGTCCGATAGAGGACATTAGCACTCGCTATTTAGCGCTGCCTCTTACTTCCATATCGAACCTGAACTCAAAAGAGAGAAGACAAGGCAGCCTATCTTTTCCAATCTAAACGTACCGCTAGCGCCTCTTAATTTGCGACTATCACTTGCTTACATCTTACTACCCACAACTTCTAACTATTTATTCATCTTTCACTACTATAGCGTTAGCTCAACATCGACAGCAAAATAAGCAAAAAACTTATTAACAGTGAGTTACAAACAGATTAAACTGATTAATTAGTAAGCGTTTAAACCAATTGGAGTGAATTTATAATCATTTTACACGCATAATTATTGACTTTGTTTTGTGTCGGCTTATAGTCGTTGCCAGTTGAGTATTTTGGTGATGAGAGTTGAAGATGAAGAAGTCGATATTGTGTTTGGGAAGCTTAGGTTTAGCTGGCGTGTTGATGTTAACCGGATGCGGTAAGAGTGATGATGTGCTTGTAGTGGGCACTAACGCGTCGTTTCCTCCTTTTGAATATGTCGGAGGGGTTAGCGGTGATGAGATCAAAGGCTTCGATATCGATTTAGCTCGCCAGATCGCCAAGGATGCGGGGAAGACACTTAAAGTTGAAAACATGAAGTTTGATTCACTCATCGTGGCGCTTAATGCGGGCAAGGTTGACCTGATCGCCTCCGGCATGACGATCACTGCGGAGCGTCAGGCGAGCGTTAACTTTTCCGATCCCTACTACGAAGCGACGCAGGTGGTGCTGGTCAACAGAGATAACACCAGCATAAAGAGTGTCGATGACCTTAAGGGTAAACATATCGCGGTACAGCTGGGTTCCACCGGCGATATCATGGCCAAGAGTTACAGCCAAGAGGTCACCGCCTTCAACACAGGTTTTGAGGCCATCATGGAGCTTAAAAACGCTAAGGTCGATCTGGTGCTGTTTGACAGTGAACCTGCGGCCAGCTTTCTGGATAAGAATCCCGGGCTTAAGATGGTTGAACTGGATTTCGACCCCGAGTTTTATGGATTTGCGGTCACCAAAGAGAAAGTTGAATTGCTGCACAGCATCAACAGCACCCTGACGACCATGAAGCACAACGGCGAGTATGACGCCCTTGTCGCCAAGCATATGAAGTGAGCCGATAATGATTGATGCAATTAACGCTTCACTGTTTACCCCTATCGGGGAAGATGGCTTAATCGGTATCTACCTCATCATAAATGGCCTTAAAGTCACGCTTATAGTGACCTTCTTTGCCATGATAATGGGTTCAATATTGGGGGTGACGACCACCCTGATGAAGATGTCATCTAAGTGGTACCTGCGTTGGCCGGCTAATTTTTATGTTGGGATTATTCGTGGTACGCCGGTAGTTGTGCAGTTAGTGATCCTTTACTTTATTGTGCTGGCCGCGTTCGATATCGACAAGATCACCGCCGCCATCATCGCCTTCGGCCTCAATAGCGGTGCCTATATCTCTGAGATCATTCGCGCCGGGATCCAGGCGGTCGATAAGGGCCAGATGGAGGCCGCACGTTCCTTGGGACTATCCCATGGGGCAACCATGAAAGAGGTGATACTTCCTCAAGCGATTAAGAATATTCTCCCCTCTCTGGGTAACGAATTTATCGTGTTACTGAAGGAGACGGCTGTGATCGGCTTTATCGGTGGCGTCGATCTGATGCGCGCCGGTGAGATCATTCGTAGCCGTACCTTCGAAGACAGTGTGCCGCTATTTACCTGTGCGCTGATCTATCTGCTGCTGACATATAGCTTCACCCTACTACTGTCTAAATTTGAAACGAGGTTAAAGCAAAGTGATTAAGATTAATAATTTACATAAGAGCTTTGGCGATAACCAAGTGCTGAAAGGGATAGATGAGCAGATTAACCATGGCGAAGTCGTCAGTGTGATCGGCCCATCGGGCAGTGGCAAGAGTACCTTCTTGCGTTGCATCAACTTGCTTGAGCAACCGACTCAAGGGGATGTTCTTATCGATGGTCAATCTATCACAGAGTCTGGCGCCTGCATCGATAAGCTAAGGCAGAAAGTGGGCATGGTGTTTCAGAACTTTAACCTGTTCCCCCATAAAACGGTTAAACAAAACATCACTCTCGCCCCGGTAAAGCTTGGGGTGATGACTGCGAAAGAGGCCGACGGCGAAGCCGAAGCGTTACTCGAGCAGGTAGGATTGCAGGATAAAGCCGATGCCTACCCGTCCAGCCTGTCGGGTGGCCAGAAACAACGGGTCGCCATCGCTCGTGCCTTGGCAATGAAACCTGAGCTGATGCTGTTCGATGAGCCCACCTCGGCGCTGGATCCTGAGATGGTGGGTGATGTACTCGATGTGATGAAATCTCTGGCTCACAAGGGGATGACCATGGTGATCGTCACCCACGAAATGGGCTTTGCACGAGATGTGTCAGACAGAGTCATCTTCATGGATGGCGGCGTTATCGTAGAAAACAGCGAGCCGGAAGCCCTGTTCAGCG
This window harbors:
- a CDS encoding multiheme c-type cytochrome, which codes for MMRGLLVSLMLLLCTSVYAADKCVSCHQEVTPNAVKDWQLSRHSENDVSCDTCHEGDHSSAKDVDKLVTITAETCGGCHGDRLDQFSKGKHALAWAAVNAMPTTHAQPMALNQGMKGCTGCHKLGIKTDAEIAKLKEQGSKFGHASCDACHTRHTFSVKEAQQPQACQTCHMGFDHPQWEMWSSSKHGVRYLLKQNGVLPEGTPAPTCQTCHMVDGDHEVRTAWGFLAVRLPLPEDDEQWKADQITILQALGVLDPKGQPTGRLDVIKAADVARLDKASFDKERNKMLAVCGDCHSANFARNELDNADKLIRDLDHLLAQAIRIITGLYQDGILTKPEGYAYAFPDLLTFQDAPTTIEQTLFEMHLKHRMRGFQGAFHANPDYALWYGWSEMVRDLQEIKEKAAEMRAAHGKSASAH
- a CDS encoding amino acid ABC transporter permease — translated: MIDAINASLFTPIGEDGLIGIYLIINGLKVTLIVTFFAMIMGSILGVTTTLMKMSSKWYLRWPANFYVGIIRGTPVVVQLVILYFIVLAAFDIDKITAAIIAFGLNSGAYISEIIRAGIQAVDKGQMEAARSLGLSHGATMKEVILPQAIKNILPSLGNEFIVLLKETAVIGFIGGVDLMRAGEIIRSRTFEDSVPLFTCALIYLLLTYSFTLLLSKFETRLKQSD
- a CDS encoding basic amino acid ABC transporter substrate-binding protein, which encodes MKKSILCLGSLGLAGVLMLTGCGKSDDVLVVGTNASFPPFEYVGGVSGDEIKGFDIDLARQIAKDAGKTLKVENMKFDSLIVALNAGKVDLIASGMTITAERQASVNFSDPYYEATQVVLVNRDNTSIKSVDDLKGKHIAVQLGSTGDIMAKSYSQEVTAFNTGFEAIMELKNAKVDLVLFDSEPAASFLDKNPGLKMVELDFDPEFYGFAVTKEKVELLHSINSTLTTMKHNGEYDALVAKHMK
- a CDS encoding amino acid ABC transporter ATP-binding protein; this encodes MIKINNLHKSFGDNQVLKGIDEQINHGEVVSVIGPSGSGKSTFLRCINLLEQPTQGDVLIDGQSITESGACIDKLRQKVGMVFQNFNLFPHKTVKQNITLAPVKLGVMTAKEADGEAEALLEQVGLQDKADAYPSSLSGGQKQRVAIARALAMKPELMLFDEPTSALDPEMVGDVLDVMKSLAHKGMTMVIVTHEMGFARDVSDRVIFMDGGVIVENSEPEALFSAPKEARTQAFLSKVLR
- a CDS encoding methyl-accepting chemotaxis protein; amino-acid sequence: MMNMSLKNKLLLFALLPVAVIFFSLMAITYNIESNNLEKNVSSFKEKLIEDRKAVLKEEIEIAVQIVVYQQSLGEQGDVKAALRQVRFGQSGYFFIYDEQGVNIFHGASSEREGNNYIGMTDPNGKRVIVGLLNAAKTGDGTFNYHHDKPGTSGLVEKISYSEMIPGSDWIIGTGAYVDDIESEVRDYRDITTQHMQDKAITVLVIVLILVLLTTIAVLYIAQRMVRPIRNMVTNLEDIAKGEGDLTKRLDVEGSDEIAQLGLAFNLFVEKLQGIIKDVSNVTLEVKSGAADINNQTLTMGEQLVNHNNETDQVVTAITEMSATASEVAQNTSQVAEATLAATGDVNTAQECVDTSLTEVSSLMAEIDTAAEHINSLSEQSKKINSVLTVIGGIAEQTNLLALNAAIEAARAGEQGRGFAVVADEVRSLASRTQASTLEINEMLTELHNLVSLAVSTMDSSQKGCLRSVESSRAISESLGAVTSAVTSINDMSTQIATAATEQSSVTEEINRNVFAIQDIVNELMSSSQNTSGVSQKLAQEGDSLGELVGQFKV